One window of Montipora foliosa isolate CH-2021 unplaced genomic scaffold, ASM3666993v2 scaffold_117, whole genome shotgun sequence genomic DNA carries:
- the LOC137985946 gene encoding MAP/microtubule affinity-regulating kinase 3-like isoform X6 produces MITTLYTTYAEEPRVREATTKSSESESRRKMVPDGHSSSSASSRTPRNRASTSNQEEVHIGKYRLIKTIGKGNFAKVKLAKHVPTGKEVAIKIIDKTQLNPSSLQKLFREVRIMKFLDHPNIVKLYEVIETDKTLYLVMEYASGGEVFDYLVAHGRMKEKEARSKFRQIVSAVQYCHQKHVIHRDLKAENLLLDGDMNIKIADFGFSNEFTPGNKLDTFCGSPPYAAPELFQGKKYDGPEVDVWSLGVILYTLVSGSLPFDGQNLKELRERVLRGKYRIPFYMSTDCENLLKRFLVLNPTKRSRLEQIMSDKWMNLGYDNQDLKPYCEPTPDFKDERRIEIMLQMGFSRDEIQEALANNRYDEVMATYLLLDEKRQKLTLNGSSDPLMENTSAPRPSTSTPSGVPAPIRPSRASARRERGERELPRRYSEGRAPNKAGAITRAATETGGSSSSQARPTARGEWEKPGVVRSAAPDDERVPSSIGRASNPNKSEIPERANDRTRRGKTQRQHSMPPGIIRRNTYVYGEKRAEDRNSTQTPSSQTNGKGESVTEPGPSGGSVGAGRPSSKQPPPDLGNRLSPTRRSLPPVAIHQENRHRSGRPTTKPDSQPPPSRLGTRNMTARSTFHSGQTRPRTQNGPDRYLDPNSPGVAGRPSLLSKLTSRFSKSRQLDPTVTPRPGPQAPRPMEQAISPREPREMSRSSMGDSGQGSMNDTSLGDKPRSLRFTWSMKTTSSMDPQEMMEEIKKVLESNDCDYEQRENFLLFCCHGNPSEANHVQWEMEVCKLPRLSLNGVRFKRIAGTSINFKNIASRVANELKL; encoded by the exons GTCCCCGATGGCCACAGTTCTTCATCGGCGAGTTCTAGAACTCCCAGAAATCGCGCATCTACCTCGAACCAAGAGGAAGTCCATATAGGCAAATATCGCTTGATAAAAACTATTGGAAAGGGAAATTTCGCCAAAGTAAAACTAGCGAAACATGTGCCAACGGGAAAAGAG GTAGCGATCAAGATCATCGACAAGACTCAGTTAAATCCAAGCAGCTTGCAAAAG CTGTTCCGTGAAGTCAGGATCATGAAGTTTCTTGATCATCCCAACATTG TGAAGTTGTATGAGGTCATTGAAACTGACAAGACCCTGTATCTAGTGATGGAGTATGCTAGTGgag GTGAAGTGTTCGACTACCTGGTAGCTCATGGaagaatgaaagaaaaggaGGCAAGATCAAAATTTAGACAG attgtaTCTGCTGTGCAGTACTGCCATCAAAAACATGTCATTCACAGAGATCTTAAG GCTGAAAATTTACTTTTAGACGGAGACATGAACATTAAAATTGCAGATTTCGGTTTTAGTAATGAATTTACTCCTGGGAACAAACTTGACACATTTTGTGGAAGTCCCCCATATGCTGCACCAGAACTGTTTCAAGGAAAGAAGTATGATGGCCCAGAAGTTGATGTCTGGAGTTTAGGTGTAATCTTGTACACTCTAGTCAGTGGATCTCTTCCTTTTGATGGACAGAATTTAAAA GAATTAAGAGAGAGAGTCCTGAGAGGAAAATATAGGATACCTTTTTATATGTCGACCG ATTGTGAGAATCTTTTAAAGCGATTTTTAGTGCTTAATCCTACAAAAAGATCTAGACTAGAG CAAATTATGTCTGACAAATGGATGAATTTAGGCTACGATAATCAGGATCTTAAACCATATTGTGAACCTACACCCGATTTTAAAGATGAAAGGAGAATAG AAATAATGCTTCAAATGGGGTTTTCAAGAGATGAAATCCAAGAAGCACTCGCTAACAACAGATATGATGAGGTCATGGCCACCTATCTCCTCTTGGATGAGAAGAGGCAAAAATTAACG TTGAATGGTTCCAGTGATCCCCTCATGGAAAACACAAGTGCACCAAGACCAAGTACGTCAACACCCTCTGGTGTTCCTGCTCCAATCCGGCCGAGCCGTGCAAGCGCAAGACGGGAAAGAGGAGAAAGGGAACTTCCCAGAAGGTATTCTGAGGGTCGCGCACCAAATAAAGCAGGTGCAATAACAAG GGCTGCAACAGAGACTGGTGGATCATCATCAAGTCAAGCCAGGCCGACAGCCCGTGGTGAATGGGAAAAGCCCGGTGTGGTAAGGAGTGCTGCTCCTGATGATGAGCGAGTACCCTCATCTATTGGGCGAGCCTCCAATCCGAATAAGTCAGAAATACCCGAAAGAGCGAACGATAGAACTAGAAGAGGAAAGACTCAAAGG CAACATAGTATGCCCCCAGGAATAATCAGACGGAATACATACGTGTACGGAGAAAAACGAGCTGAAGATAGGAACAGTACTCAGACGCCATCAAGTCAAACTAATGGTAAAGGAGAGAG CGTGACTGAACCTGGCCCAAGTGGTGGCAGTGTTGGGGCTGGCCGACCCTCATCTAAGCAACCTCCACCTGACCTCGGTAACCGGCTTTCACCAACACGTAGATCACTTCCTCCAGTGGCTATTCACCAAGAAAATCGACATAGATCTGG GAGACCAACCACCAAGCCTGATTCTCAACCACCGCCCTCTAGGTTAGGAACCAGAAACATGACAGCACGCAGTACATTCCACAGCGGCCAGACGCGCCCGCGAACACAGAATGGACCTGATAGATATCTTGATCCCAATAGTCCTGGAGTTGCTGGGAGGCCATCTCTCCTTAGCAAGTTGACATCAAGATTTAGTAAGAG TAGGCAATTGGACCCCACTGTGACACCAAGGCCTGGCCCCCAGGCTCCACG ACCAATGGAACAAGCCATTTCCCCAAGGGAACCAAGAGAAATGTCTCGCAGTAGCATGGGAGATAGTGGCCAAGG ATCTATGAACGATACAAGTCTGGGTGACAAACCACGCTCTCTTCGGTTCACGTGGAGCATGAAGACAACAAGTTCAATGGATCCGCAAGAGATGATGGAGGAGATCAAGAAAGTCTTGGAATCAAATGACTGTGATTATGAGCAGCGGGAGAATTTCTTGCTGTTTTGCTGCCATGGCAACCCTTCCGAGGCGAACCATGTGCAATGGGAAATGGAGGTGTGCAAACTGCCACGCCTCTCACTAAACGGGGTTCGCTTCAAGCGTATTGCCGGCACCTCGATAAACTTCAAGAATATTGCCTCAAGGGTTGCCAATGAATTGAAATTGTAA
- the LOC137985946 gene encoding MAP/microtubule affinity-regulating kinase 3-like isoform X4 codes for MITTLYTTYAEEPRVREATTKSSESESRRKMVPDGHSSSSASSRTPRNRASTSNQEEVHIGKYRLIKTIGKGNFAKVKLAKHVPTGKEVAIKIIDKTQLNPSSLQKLFREVRIMKFLDHPNIVKLYEVIETDKTLYLVMEYASGGEVFDYLVAHGRMKEKEARSKFRQIVSAVQYCHQKHVIHRDLKAENLLLDGDMNIKIADFGFSNEFTPGNKLDTFCGSPPYAAPELFQGKKYDGPEVDVWSLGVILYTLVSGSLPFDGQNLKELRERVLRGKYRIPFYMSTDCENLLKRFLVLNPTKRSRLEQIMSDKWMNLGYDNQDLKPYCEPTPDFKDERRIEIMLQMGFSRDEIQEALANNRYDEVMATYLLLDEKRQKLTLNGSSDPLMENTSAPRPSTSTPSGVPAPIRPSRASARRERGERELPRRYSEGRAPNKAGAITRAATETGGSSSSQARPTARGEWEKPGVVRSAAPDDERVPSSIGRASNPNKSEIPERANDRTRRGKTQRQHSMPPGIIRRNTYVYGEKRAEDRNSTQTPSSQTNGKGESVTEPGPSGGSVGAGRPSSKQPPPDLGNRLSPTRRSLPPVAIHQENRHRSGRPTTKPDSQPPPSRLGTRNMTARSTFHSGQTRPRTQNGPDRYLDPNSPGVAGRPSLLSKLTSRFSKRPMEQAISPREPREMSRSSMGDSGQGARGDSASGVKSVYPDQKARSSPRRKSLRGTFARLSLRKRRRRSMNDTSLGDKPRSLRFTWSMKTTSSMDPQEMMEEIKKVLESNDCDYEQRENFLLFCCHGNPSEANHVQWEMEVCKLPRLSLNGVRFKRIAGTSINFKNIASRVANELKL; via the exons GTCCCCGATGGCCACAGTTCTTCATCGGCGAGTTCTAGAACTCCCAGAAATCGCGCATCTACCTCGAACCAAGAGGAAGTCCATATAGGCAAATATCGCTTGATAAAAACTATTGGAAAGGGAAATTTCGCCAAAGTAAAACTAGCGAAACATGTGCCAACGGGAAAAGAG GTAGCGATCAAGATCATCGACAAGACTCAGTTAAATCCAAGCAGCTTGCAAAAG CTGTTCCGTGAAGTCAGGATCATGAAGTTTCTTGATCATCCCAACATTG TGAAGTTGTATGAGGTCATTGAAACTGACAAGACCCTGTATCTAGTGATGGAGTATGCTAGTGgag GTGAAGTGTTCGACTACCTGGTAGCTCATGGaagaatgaaagaaaaggaGGCAAGATCAAAATTTAGACAG attgtaTCTGCTGTGCAGTACTGCCATCAAAAACATGTCATTCACAGAGATCTTAAG GCTGAAAATTTACTTTTAGACGGAGACATGAACATTAAAATTGCAGATTTCGGTTTTAGTAATGAATTTACTCCTGGGAACAAACTTGACACATTTTGTGGAAGTCCCCCATATGCTGCACCAGAACTGTTTCAAGGAAAGAAGTATGATGGCCCAGAAGTTGATGTCTGGAGTTTAGGTGTAATCTTGTACACTCTAGTCAGTGGATCTCTTCCTTTTGATGGACAGAATTTAAAA GAATTAAGAGAGAGAGTCCTGAGAGGAAAATATAGGATACCTTTTTATATGTCGACCG ATTGTGAGAATCTTTTAAAGCGATTTTTAGTGCTTAATCCTACAAAAAGATCTAGACTAGAG CAAATTATGTCTGACAAATGGATGAATTTAGGCTACGATAATCAGGATCTTAAACCATATTGTGAACCTACACCCGATTTTAAAGATGAAAGGAGAATAG AAATAATGCTTCAAATGGGGTTTTCAAGAGATGAAATCCAAGAAGCACTCGCTAACAACAGATATGATGAGGTCATGGCCACCTATCTCCTCTTGGATGAGAAGAGGCAAAAATTAACG TTGAATGGTTCCAGTGATCCCCTCATGGAAAACACAAGTGCACCAAGACCAAGTACGTCAACACCCTCTGGTGTTCCTGCTCCAATCCGGCCGAGCCGTGCAAGCGCAAGACGGGAAAGAGGAGAAAGGGAACTTCCCAGAAGGTATTCTGAGGGTCGCGCACCAAATAAAGCAGGTGCAATAACAAG GGCTGCAACAGAGACTGGTGGATCATCATCAAGTCAAGCCAGGCCGACAGCCCGTGGTGAATGGGAAAAGCCCGGTGTGGTAAGGAGTGCTGCTCCTGATGATGAGCGAGTACCCTCATCTATTGGGCGAGCCTCCAATCCGAATAAGTCAGAAATACCCGAAAGAGCGAACGATAGAACTAGAAGAGGAAAGACTCAAAGG CAACATAGTATGCCCCCAGGAATAATCAGACGGAATACATACGTGTACGGAGAAAAACGAGCTGAAGATAGGAACAGTACTCAGACGCCATCAAGTCAAACTAATGGTAAAGGAGAGAG CGTGACTGAACCTGGCCCAAGTGGTGGCAGTGTTGGGGCTGGCCGACCCTCATCTAAGCAACCTCCACCTGACCTCGGTAACCGGCTTTCACCAACACGTAGATCACTTCCTCCAGTGGCTATTCACCAAGAAAATCGACATAGATCTGG GAGACCAACCACCAAGCCTGATTCTCAACCACCGCCCTCTAGGTTAGGAACCAGAAACATGACAGCACGCAGTACATTCCACAGCGGCCAGACGCGCCCGCGAACACAGAATGGACCTGATAGATATCTTGATCCCAATAGTCCTGGAGTTGCTGGGAGGCCATCTCTCCTTAGCAAGTTGACATCAAGATTTAGTAAGAG ACCAATGGAACAAGCCATTTCCCCAAGGGAACCAAGAGAAATGTCTCGCAGTAGCATGGGAGATAGTGGCCAAGG GGCCCGAGGAGATAGCGCTTCAGGCGTTAAGTCCGTGTATCCGGACCAAAAGGCTCGTTCGAGCCCCAGGCGCAAATCCCTACGAGGAACCTTTGCTAGGCTTTCATTGAGAAAGCGCAGAAGAAG ATCTATGAACGATACAAGTCTGGGTGACAAACCACGCTCTCTTCGGTTCACGTGGAGCATGAAGACAACAAGTTCAATGGATCCGCAAGAGATGATGGAGGAGATCAAGAAAGTCTTGGAATCAAATGACTGTGATTATGAGCAGCGGGAGAATTTCTTGCTGTTTTGCTGCCATGGCAACCCTTCCGAGGCGAACCATGTGCAATGGGAAATGGAGGTGTGCAAACTGCCACGCCTCTCACTAAACGGGGTTCGCTTCAAGCGTATTGCCGGCACCTCGATAAACTTCAAGAATATTGCCTCAAGGGTTGCCAATGAATTGAAATTGTAA
- the LOC137985946 gene encoding MAP/microtubule affinity-regulating kinase 3-like isoform X2 has product MITTLYTTYAEEPRVREATTKSSESESRRKMVPDGHSSSSASSRTPRNRASTSNQEEVHIGKYRLIKTIGKGNFAKVKLAKHVPTGKEVAIKIIDKTQLNPSSLQKLFREVRIMKFLDHPNIVKLYEVIETDKTLYLVMEYASGGEVFDYLVAHGRMKEKEARSKFRQIVSAVQYCHQKHVIHRDLKAENLLLDGDMNIKIADFGFSNEFTPGNKLDTFCGSPPYAAPELFQGKKYDGPEVDVWSLGVILYTLVSGSLPFDGQNLKELRERVLRGKYRIPFYMSTDCENLLKRFLVLNPTKRSRLEQIMSDKWMNLGYDNQDLKPYCEPTPDFKDERRIEIMLQMGFSRDEIQEALANNRYDEVMATYLLLDEKRQKLTLNGSSDPLMENTSAPRPSTSTPSGVPAPIRPSRASARRERGERELPRRYSEGRAPNKAGAITRAATETGGSSSSQARPTARGEWEKPGVVRSAAPDDERVPSSIGRASNPNKSEIPERANDRTRRGKTQRQHSMPPGIIRRNTYVYGEKRAEDRNSTQTPSSQTNGKGESVTEPGPSGGSVGAGRPSSKQPPPDLGNRLSPTRRSLPPVAIHQENRHRSGLGTRNMTARSTFHSGQTRPRTQNGPDRYLDPNSPGVAGRPSLLSKLTSRFSKSRQLDPTVTPRPGPQAPRPMEQAISPREPREMSRSSMGDSGQGARGDSASGVKSVYPDQKARSSPRRKSLRGTFARLSLRKRRRRSMNDTSLGDKPRSLRFTWSMKTTSSMDPQEMMEEIKKVLESNDCDYEQRENFLLFCCHGNPSEANHVQWEMEVCKLPRLSLNGVRFKRIAGTSINFKNIASRVANELKL; this is encoded by the exons GTCCCCGATGGCCACAGTTCTTCATCGGCGAGTTCTAGAACTCCCAGAAATCGCGCATCTACCTCGAACCAAGAGGAAGTCCATATAGGCAAATATCGCTTGATAAAAACTATTGGAAAGGGAAATTTCGCCAAAGTAAAACTAGCGAAACATGTGCCAACGGGAAAAGAG GTAGCGATCAAGATCATCGACAAGACTCAGTTAAATCCAAGCAGCTTGCAAAAG CTGTTCCGTGAAGTCAGGATCATGAAGTTTCTTGATCATCCCAACATTG TGAAGTTGTATGAGGTCATTGAAACTGACAAGACCCTGTATCTAGTGATGGAGTATGCTAGTGgag GTGAAGTGTTCGACTACCTGGTAGCTCATGGaagaatgaaagaaaaggaGGCAAGATCAAAATTTAGACAG attgtaTCTGCTGTGCAGTACTGCCATCAAAAACATGTCATTCACAGAGATCTTAAG GCTGAAAATTTACTTTTAGACGGAGACATGAACATTAAAATTGCAGATTTCGGTTTTAGTAATGAATTTACTCCTGGGAACAAACTTGACACATTTTGTGGAAGTCCCCCATATGCTGCACCAGAACTGTTTCAAGGAAAGAAGTATGATGGCCCAGAAGTTGATGTCTGGAGTTTAGGTGTAATCTTGTACACTCTAGTCAGTGGATCTCTTCCTTTTGATGGACAGAATTTAAAA GAATTAAGAGAGAGAGTCCTGAGAGGAAAATATAGGATACCTTTTTATATGTCGACCG ATTGTGAGAATCTTTTAAAGCGATTTTTAGTGCTTAATCCTACAAAAAGATCTAGACTAGAG CAAATTATGTCTGACAAATGGATGAATTTAGGCTACGATAATCAGGATCTTAAACCATATTGTGAACCTACACCCGATTTTAAAGATGAAAGGAGAATAG AAATAATGCTTCAAATGGGGTTTTCAAGAGATGAAATCCAAGAAGCACTCGCTAACAACAGATATGATGAGGTCATGGCCACCTATCTCCTCTTGGATGAGAAGAGGCAAAAATTAACG TTGAATGGTTCCAGTGATCCCCTCATGGAAAACACAAGTGCACCAAGACCAAGTACGTCAACACCCTCTGGTGTTCCTGCTCCAATCCGGCCGAGCCGTGCAAGCGCAAGACGGGAAAGAGGAGAAAGGGAACTTCCCAGAAGGTATTCTGAGGGTCGCGCACCAAATAAAGCAGGTGCAATAACAAG GGCTGCAACAGAGACTGGTGGATCATCATCAAGTCAAGCCAGGCCGACAGCCCGTGGTGAATGGGAAAAGCCCGGTGTGGTAAGGAGTGCTGCTCCTGATGATGAGCGAGTACCCTCATCTATTGGGCGAGCCTCCAATCCGAATAAGTCAGAAATACCCGAAAGAGCGAACGATAGAACTAGAAGAGGAAAGACTCAAAGG CAACATAGTATGCCCCCAGGAATAATCAGACGGAATACATACGTGTACGGAGAAAAACGAGCTGAAGATAGGAACAGTACTCAGACGCCATCAAGTCAAACTAATGGTAAAGGAGAGAG CGTGACTGAACCTGGCCCAAGTGGTGGCAGTGTTGGGGCTGGCCGACCCTCATCTAAGCAACCTCCACCTGACCTCGGTAACCGGCTTTCACCAACACGTAGATCACTTCCTCCAGTGGCTATTCACCAAGAAAATCGACATAGATCTGG GTTAGGAACCAGAAACATGACAGCACGCAGTACATTCCACAGCGGCCAGACGCGCCCGCGAACACAGAATGGACCTGATAGATATCTTGATCCCAATAGTCCTGGAGTTGCTGGGAGGCCATCTCTCCTTAGCAAGTTGACATCAAGATTTAGTAAGAG TAGGCAATTGGACCCCACTGTGACACCAAGGCCTGGCCCCCAGGCTCCACG ACCAATGGAACAAGCCATTTCCCCAAGGGAACCAAGAGAAATGTCTCGCAGTAGCATGGGAGATAGTGGCCAAGG GGCCCGAGGAGATAGCGCTTCAGGCGTTAAGTCCGTGTATCCGGACCAAAAGGCTCGTTCGAGCCCCAGGCGCAAATCCCTACGAGGAACCTTTGCTAGGCTTTCATTGAGAAAGCGCAGAAGAAG ATCTATGAACGATACAAGTCTGGGTGACAAACCACGCTCTCTTCGGTTCACGTGGAGCATGAAGACAACAAGTTCAATGGATCCGCAAGAGATGATGGAGGAGATCAAGAAAGTCTTGGAATCAAATGACTGTGATTATGAGCAGCGGGAGAATTTCTTGCTGTTTTGCTGCCATGGCAACCCTTCCGAGGCGAACCATGTGCAATGGGAAATGGAGGTGTGCAAACTGCCACGCCTCTCACTAAACGGGGTTCGCTTCAAGCGTATTGCCGGCACCTCGATAAACTTCAAGAATATTGCCTCAAGGGTTGCCAATGAATTGAAATTGTAA
- the LOC137985946 gene encoding MAP/microtubule affinity-regulating kinase 3-like isoform X7: MITTLYTTYAEEPRVREATTKSSESESRRKMVPDGHSSSSASSRTPRNRASTSNQEEVHIGKYRLIKTIGKGNFAKVKLAKHVPTGKEVAIKIIDKTQLNPSSLQKLFREVRIMKFLDHPNIVKLYEVIETDKTLYLVMEYASGGEVFDYLVAHGRMKEKEARSKFRQIVSAVQYCHQKHVIHRDLKAENLLLDGDMNIKIADFGFSNEFTPGNKLDTFCGSPPYAAPELFQGKKYDGPEVDVWSLGVILYTLVSGSLPFDGQNLKELRERVLRGKYRIPFYMSTDCENLLKRFLVLNPTKRSRLEQIMSDKWMNLGYDNQDLKPYCEPTPDFKDERRIEIMLQMGFSRDEIQEALANNRYDEVMATYLLLDEKRQKLTLNGSSDPLMENTSAPRPSTSTPSGVPAPIRPSRASARRERGERELPRRYSEGRAPNKAGAITRAATETGGSSSSQARPTARGEWEKPGVVRSAAPDDERVPSSIGRASNPNKSEIPERANDRTRRGKTQRQHSMPPGIIRRNTYVYGEKRAEDRNSTQTPSSQTNGKGESVTEPGPSGGSVGAGRPSSKQPPPDLGNRLSPTRRSLPPVAIHQENRHRSGRPTTKPDSQPPPSRLGTRNMTARSTFHSGQTRPRTQNGPDRYLDPNSPGVAGRPSLLSKLTSRFSKRPMEQAISPREPREMSRSSMGDSGQGSMNDTSLGDKPRSLRFTWSMKTTSSMDPQEMMEEIKKVLESNDCDYEQRENFLLFCCHGNPSEANHVQWEMEVCKLPRLSLNGVRFKRIAGTSINFKNIASRVANELKL; this comes from the exons GTCCCCGATGGCCACAGTTCTTCATCGGCGAGTTCTAGAACTCCCAGAAATCGCGCATCTACCTCGAACCAAGAGGAAGTCCATATAGGCAAATATCGCTTGATAAAAACTATTGGAAAGGGAAATTTCGCCAAAGTAAAACTAGCGAAACATGTGCCAACGGGAAAAGAG GTAGCGATCAAGATCATCGACAAGACTCAGTTAAATCCAAGCAGCTTGCAAAAG CTGTTCCGTGAAGTCAGGATCATGAAGTTTCTTGATCATCCCAACATTG TGAAGTTGTATGAGGTCATTGAAACTGACAAGACCCTGTATCTAGTGATGGAGTATGCTAGTGgag GTGAAGTGTTCGACTACCTGGTAGCTCATGGaagaatgaaagaaaaggaGGCAAGATCAAAATTTAGACAG attgtaTCTGCTGTGCAGTACTGCCATCAAAAACATGTCATTCACAGAGATCTTAAG GCTGAAAATTTACTTTTAGACGGAGACATGAACATTAAAATTGCAGATTTCGGTTTTAGTAATGAATTTACTCCTGGGAACAAACTTGACACATTTTGTGGAAGTCCCCCATATGCTGCACCAGAACTGTTTCAAGGAAAGAAGTATGATGGCCCAGAAGTTGATGTCTGGAGTTTAGGTGTAATCTTGTACACTCTAGTCAGTGGATCTCTTCCTTTTGATGGACAGAATTTAAAA GAATTAAGAGAGAGAGTCCTGAGAGGAAAATATAGGATACCTTTTTATATGTCGACCG ATTGTGAGAATCTTTTAAAGCGATTTTTAGTGCTTAATCCTACAAAAAGATCTAGACTAGAG CAAATTATGTCTGACAAATGGATGAATTTAGGCTACGATAATCAGGATCTTAAACCATATTGTGAACCTACACCCGATTTTAAAGATGAAAGGAGAATAG AAATAATGCTTCAAATGGGGTTTTCAAGAGATGAAATCCAAGAAGCACTCGCTAACAACAGATATGATGAGGTCATGGCCACCTATCTCCTCTTGGATGAGAAGAGGCAAAAATTAACG TTGAATGGTTCCAGTGATCCCCTCATGGAAAACACAAGTGCACCAAGACCAAGTACGTCAACACCCTCTGGTGTTCCTGCTCCAATCCGGCCGAGCCGTGCAAGCGCAAGACGGGAAAGAGGAGAAAGGGAACTTCCCAGAAGGTATTCTGAGGGTCGCGCACCAAATAAAGCAGGTGCAATAACAAG GGCTGCAACAGAGACTGGTGGATCATCATCAAGTCAAGCCAGGCCGACAGCCCGTGGTGAATGGGAAAAGCCCGGTGTGGTAAGGAGTGCTGCTCCTGATGATGAGCGAGTACCCTCATCTATTGGGCGAGCCTCCAATCCGAATAAGTCAGAAATACCCGAAAGAGCGAACGATAGAACTAGAAGAGGAAAGACTCAAAGG CAACATAGTATGCCCCCAGGAATAATCAGACGGAATACATACGTGTACGGAGAAAAACGAGCTGAAGATAGGAACAGTACTCAGACGCCATCAAGTCAAACTAATGGTAAAGGAGAGAG CGTGACTGAACCTGGCCCAAGTGGTGGCAGTGTTGGGGCTGGCCGACCCTCATCTAAGCAACCTCCACCTGACCTCGGTAACCGGCTTTCACCAACACGTAGATCACTTCCTCCAGTGGCTATTCACCAAGAAAATCGACATAGATCTGG GAGACCAACCACCAAGCCTGATTCTCAACCACCGCCCTCTAGGTTAGGAACCAGAAACATGACAGCACGCAGTACATTCCACAGCGGCCAGACGCGCCCGCGAACACAGAATGGACCTGATAGATATCTTGATCCCAATAGTCCTGGAGTTGCTGGGAGGCCATCTCTCCTTAGCAAGTTGACATCAAGATTTAGTAAGAG ACCAATGGAACAAGCCATTTCCCCAAGGGAACCAAGAGAAATGTCTCGCAGTAGCATGGGAGATAGTGGCCAAGG ATCTATGAACGATACAAGTCTGGGTGACAAACCACGCTCTCTTCGGTTCACGTGGAGCATGAAGACAACAAGTTCAATGGATCCGCAAGAGATGATGGAGGAGATCAAGAAAGTCTTGGAATCAAATGACTGTGATTATGAGCAGCGGGAGAATTTCTTGCTGTTTTGCTGCCATGGCAACCCTTCCGAGGCGAACCATGTGCAATGGGAAATGGAGGTGTGCAAACTGCCACGCCTCTCACTAAACGGGGTTCGCTTCAAGCGTATTGCCGGCACCTCGATAAACTTCAAGAATATTGCCTCAAGGGTTGCCAATGAATTGAAATTGTAA